One window of Papaver somniferum cultivar HN1 chromosome 9, ASM357369v1, whole genome shotgun sequence genomic DNA carries:
- the LOC113309745 gene encoding uncharacterized protein LOC113309745 produces the protein MATLSRIIIKKAAAAAQPPITPLTRNYSSAVFTTTPLKNISSSNGGGDVLFPRVLIPNLHFFSSVSSNEGGGQGTDDGDHNMVGSLKAEGPNASLEQSAHERPDIEDLDERTVQQAFNEKNRGGMVRSRSPTLNRTRSPNLNKALGRLAELYRNSTQFSGSPYKYSRKRSIKKINLPTHYCEVNYRTLKAVVFYGPNIDHIPHGISKKDLNLLGVHQAKP, from the exons ATGGCGACTTTGAGTAGAATCATCATCAAGaaggctgctgctgctgctcaacCTCCAATAACCCCGTTAACAAGAAATTACAGCTCTGCGGTCTTCACAACTACCCCTTTGAAGAACATCAGCAgtagtaatggtggtggtgatgtgTTGTTTCCAAGGGTTCTAATTCCAAATCTTCATTTCTTCTCTTCTGTGTCTTCTAACGAAGGAGGAGGTCAAGGTACTGATGATGGTGATCACAATATGGTTGGTTCTCTTAAG GCCGAGGGACCAAATGCTTCTCTGGAGCAGAGTGCTCATGAAAGACCTGACATTGA GGATTTGGATGAGAGGACTGTGCAGCAAGCATTTAACGAGAAAAACCGAGGTGGTATGGTCCGATCAAGAAGTCCTACTTTGAATCGAACAAGGAGTCCTAATTTGAATAAAGCACTTGGCAGGCTAGCGGAATTGTACAGAAATTCGACTCAGTTCTCTGGATCCCCTTATAAGTATAGTAGGAAGAGAAGTATCAAAAAGATCAACCTACCGACTCATTACTGCGAGGTGAATTACAGAACACTAAAagctgttgtattttatggaccCAACATAGATCACATCCCTCACGGCATAAGCAAGAAAGATCTTAATCTTCTAGGGGTTCATCAAGCTAAACCATGA
- the LOC113309744 gene encoding delta-1-pyrroline-5-carboxylate synthase-like: MDPTRAFVKDVKRVVVKVGTAVVTRADGRLALGRLGALCEQLKDLNTRGFEVILVTSGAVGVGRQRLRYRKLLNSSFADLQKPQAELDGKECAAVGQSGLMSLYDALFTQLDVTSSQLLVTDRDFGDINFRMQLCETVKSLLKFHVIPIFNENDAISTRKAPYEDSSGIFWDNDSLAALLALELKADLLILLSDVDGLYDGPPSEPQSKLIHTYIKEKHQGEVTFGDKSRVGRGGMTAKVKAAVYAASAGVPVIITSGYATDNIIKVVQGEHIGTLFHKDAHLWAPVKEVDSRDMAVAARECSRRLQALPSEDRKKILLQVADALEANESLIQEENDADVAAAKKAGYDKALISRLALKPGKISSLAKSVRVLADMEEPIGRVLARTEVADGLILEKTSSPLGVLLIVFESRPDALVQIASLAIRSGNGLLLKGGKEAKRSNAVLHKVITEAIPESVGSRLIGLVTSREEIPDLLKLDDVIDLVIPRGSNKLVSQIKESTKIPVLGHSDGICHVYVDKSANLDMAKRVVLDAKVDYPAACNAMETLLVHKDLLASGSLNELVGELRTAGITLYGGPKVSTSLKLMETRTFHHEYNSMACTIEIVDDVYAAIDHIHCHGSAHTDCIVTEDCEVAEIFLHQVDSAAVFHNVSTRFCDGARFGLGAEVGISTSRIHARGPVGVEGLLTTRWIMRGNGQVVDGDKGVVYTHKTLPLQA; this comes from the exons ATGGATCCAACACGAGCTTTTGTCAAAGACGTTAAGCGCGTTGTTGTCAAG GTTGGAACCGCTGTTGTTACACGAGCTGATGGAAGATTAGCATTAGGTAGACTTGGAGCACTTTGTGAGCAG CTTAAGGACTTGAATACTCGAGGATTTGAGGTAATTTTAGTTACTTCAGGTGCTGTTGGTGTTGGCCGCCAAAGGCTTAGATACAGGAAACTACTAAACAGCAG CTTTGCTGATCTACAAAAACCACAAGCAGAACTTGATGGAAAGGAGTGTGCAGCTGTTGGACAAAGTGGACTGATGTCTCTCTATGATGCGCTGTTCACTCAG CTAGATGTGACTTCATCTCAGCTCCTAGTGACTGATCGAGATTTTGGGGATATCAACTTCAGAATGCAACTTTGTGAGACAGTCAagtcattgttaaaatttcacgTGATTCCTATTTTTAATGAGAATGATGCTATCAGTACCAGGAAGGCTCCTTATGAG GACTCTTCTGGTATATTTTGGGATAACGACAGTTTAGCAGCTCTGTTGGCTTTAGAACTAAAAGCCGACCTTCTTATTCTGTTGAGTGATGTAGACGGATTATACGATGGCCCTCCTAGTGAGCCACAATCAAAGTTAATCCATACTTACATAAAAGAAAAGCATCAAGGAGAAGTTACATTTGGTGACAAATCCAGGGTAGGTAGAGGAGGTATGACAGCTAAAGTAAAAGCGGCTGTATATGCAGCTTCTGCAGGTGTCCCTGTCATTATTACCAG TGGTTATGCTACTGACAACATCATAAAAGTTGTCCAAGGAGAGCACATAGGCACCCTTTTTCACAAGGATGCACATTTATGGGCCCCCGTTAAAGAAGTTGATTCACGAGATATGGCAGTTGCAGCAAGGGAATGTTCTAGGCGACTTCAG GCCCTTCCTTCAGaagatcgaaagaaaattctgtTGCAAGTAGCTGATGCCTTGGAAGCAAATGAAAGCTTGATCCAAGAAGAAAATGATGCTGATGTAGCTGCAGCAAAGAAGGCTGGATATGACAAGGCACTCATATCTCGCTTGGCTCTAAAGCCTGGGAAG ATTTCAAGTCTGGCTAAATCTGTTCGCGTACTAGCAGACATGGAAGAACCAATTGGTCGGGTTTTGGCAAGAACTGAG GTTGCAGATGGTCTTATCTTGGAGAAGACATCTTCCCCATTGGGTGTTCTCCTGATTGTGTTCGAGTCTCGACCTGATGCACTAGTTCAG ATAGCTTCATTAGCAATTCGTAGTGGGAATGGTCTTTTGCTGAAAGGAGGGAAAGAAGCTAAGCGGTCAAATGCAGTTCTGCACAAG GTTATCACTGAGGCTATCCCAGAATCTGTTGGATCAAGGCTTATCGGACTTGTGACTTCAAGAGAGGAAATTCCTGATCTCCTTAAG CTTGATGATGTAATTGATCTTGTGATCCCAAGAGGCAGCAATAAACTTGTTTCCCAAATTAAAGAATCAACAAAGATTCCTGTTCTTGGCCATTCTG ATGGAATTTGTCATGTTTATGTTGACAAGTCAGCAAATCTTGATATGGCTAAGCGTGTTGTCCTAGATGCAAAAGTAGATTATCCCGCAGCTTGCAATGCTATG GAAACACTTCTTGTGCATAAAGATTTGTTAGCATCTGGTAGTCTGAATGAGCTTGTTGGAGAGCTACGTACTGCTG GTATTACTTTATATGGTGGACCAAAAGTGAGTACttcgttgaaacttatggagacacgcaCATTTCATCATGAGTACAACTCCATGGCTTGCACGATTGAAATTGTGGATGATGTCTATGCAGCCATTGACCATATACATTGTCATGGAAG TGCACATACTGACTGTATTGTTACAGAAGACTGTGAAGTTGCAGAAATATTCCTACATCAAGTTGACAG TGCTGCGGTCTTTCACAATGTGAGTACAAGGTTTTGTGATGGAGCTCGTTTTGGACTTGGTGCAGAG GTGGGAATAAGTACAAGTCGTATTCATGCTCGGGGTCCTGTTGGAGTTGAGGGACTGCTAACCACACGATG GATTATGAGAGGGAATGGACAAGTGGTTGATGGTGATAAAGGGGTTGTGTATACCCACAAGACTCTTCCTCTGCAAGCGTAA